In one Bos mutus isolate GX-2022 chromosome 19, NWIPB_WYAK_1.1, whole genome shotgun sequence genomic region, the following are encoded:
- the TTC19 gene encoding tetratricopeptide repeat protein 19, mitochondrial isoform X2 — translation MYRLLAVGLARGLLRVAGRRGRCHPVCLLPGPPGARAPPCRGAPRGRGSGLVPLLAVPFPAALAWSSRPAAAEQERRGAGGAAAGDAEAEIIQLLKRAKLCIMKDEPEEAELILHDALHLAHKSHNTKAIAYTYDLMANLAFIRGQLENAEKLFKATMSYLLGGGMQQEDNAIIEISLKLATIYAAQSRQELALAGYEFCISTLEEKIERERELSEDVLSADDKANTQLLLGMCLDTYARYLLFSQQPSQAQRMYEKALRISEEILGERHPQTIVLLNDLATTLDTQGRTDEACVHAQRASDLARQVEHPELHVLLSNLAAVLTRRELYAQAEETYREALRQAELKRDEASVQHIREELAELARKSRPLS, via the exons ATGTACCGGCTTCTGGCTGTGGGTCTGGCCCGAGGTCTGTTGCGGGTGGCGGGACGGCGGGGCCGCTGCCACCCCGTGTGCCTGTTGCCCGGGCCGCCGGGAGCCCGGGCGCCGCCGTGCCGAGGGGCGCCGCGCGGCCGAGGCTCGGGCCTGGTGCCGCTGCTGGCAG TGCCCTTTCCTGCAGCGCTCGCCTGGTCCTCGAGGCCCGCGGCGGCGGAGCAGGAGCGGCGGGGCGCGGGCGGGGCTGCGGCCGGGGACGCCGAGGCCGAGATCATCCAGCTGCTGAAGCGAGCCAAG ttgtGCATCATGAAAGATGAGCCAGAAGAGGCAGAGCTTATTTTGCATGACGCTCTTCATCTTGCCCACAAGAGTCACAACACAAAGGCCATCGCTTACACTTATGACTTG ATGGCGAACTTAGCATTTATAAGGGGTCAGCTTGAAAAT gcagaaaaactttttaaagcaaCAATGAGTTACCTGCTTGGAGGGGGCATGCAACAG GAAGACAATGCAATCATAGAGATCTCCCTAAAGCTGGCCACTATTTACGCTGCTCAGAGTAG GCAGGAACTGGCTCTTGCTGGCTATGAATTCTGCATTTCAACTCTTGAGGAGAAAATTGAACGAGAAAGGGAATTATCGGAAGACGTTCTGTCAG CCGATGACAAGGCCAACACACAGCTCCTTCTGGGCATGTGTCTGGACACCTACGCGCGCTACCTGCTCTTCTCCCAGCAGCCATCTCAGGCACAGAGGATGTATGAAAAAGCTCTGCGGATTTCTGAGGAAATACTTGGAGAAAGACACCCACAG ACCATCGTGCTGCTGAATGACCTGGCCACTACCCTGGACACACAGGGCCGCACTGACGAGGCCTGTGTTCACGCACAGAGGGCATCAGACCTGGCGAGGCAGGTGGAACACCCTGAACTGCATGTGCTGCTCAGCAATCTGGCTGCAGTCCTGACGCGCAGAG AACTGTACGCACAAGCAGAAGAGACCTATAGGGAAGCACTGAGGCAAGCGGAGCTGAAGAGAGACGAGGCTTCTGTGCAGCACATCAGGGAAGAGCTGGCCGAGCTGGCAAGAAAAAGCAGACCTTTGTCATGA
- the ZSWIM7 gene encoding zinc finger SWIM domain-containing protein 7: protein MAAPTGPLTLPAVVEELLSEMAAAVRDGAPIPDEHLLSLKFVFGSSAVQALDLVDRRSVTLISSPSGRRVYQVLGSSGRTYTCLASCHYCSCPAFAFSVLRKGDSLLCKHLLAVYLSQITRTCQQLSVSDKQLTDILSVEKTQEA, encoded by the exons ATGGCGGCTCCTACTGGTCCTCTCACGCTACCAGCCGTGGTGGAGGAGCTGCTGAGCGAGATGGCGGCGGCTGTGCGGGACGGCGCGCCGA TTCCCGATGAGCATCTGTTATC GCTGAAATTTGTCTTCGGCTCATCAGCCGTGCAGGCCTTGGACCTAGTTGACCGCCGGTCTGTCACCTTAATATCCTCGCCCAGCGGGAGGCGTGTTTACCAG GTGCTTGGAAGCTCCGGGAGAACGTACACATGTCTGGCTTCCTGCCACTACTGCTCGTGCCCTGCATTCGCCTTCTCCGTGCTGCGGAAGGGGGACAGCCTCCTG TGCAAGCACCTCTTGGCAGTTTACCTGAGTCAGATCACAAGGACCTGTCAGCAGCTGAGTGTCTCTGACAAGCAACTGACTGACATACTGTCAGTGGAGAAGACACAGGAAGCATAA
- the TTC19 gene encoding tetratricopeptide repeat protein 19, mitochondrial isoform X8 has translation MKDEPEEAELILHDALHLAHKSHNTKAIAYTYDLMANLAFIRGQLENAEKLFKATMSYLLGGGMQQEDNAIIEISLKLATIYAAQSRQELALAGYEFCISTLEEKIERERELSEDVLSADDKANTQLLLGMCLDTYARYLLFSQQPSQAQRMYEKALRISEEILGERHPQTIVLLNDLATTLDTQGRTDEACVHAQRASDLARQVEHPELHVLLSNLAAVLTRRELYAQAEETYREALRQAELKRDEASVQHIREELAELARKSRPLS, from the exons ATGAAAGATGAGCCAGAAGAGGCAGAGCTTATTTTGCATGACGCTCTTCATCTTGCCCACAAGAGTCACAACACAAAGGCCATCGCTTACACTTATGACTTG ATGGCGAACTTAGCATTTATAAGGGGTCAGCTTGAAAAT gcagaaaaactttttaaagcaaCAATGAGTTACCTGCTTGGAGGGGGCATGCAACAG GAAGACAATGCAATCATAGAGATCTCCCTAAAGCTGGCCACTATTTACGCTGCTCAGAGTAG GCAGGAACTGGCTCTTGCTGGCTATGAATTCTGCATTTCAACTCTTGAGGAGAAAATTGAACGAGAAAGGGAATTATCGGAAGACGTTCTGTCAG CCGATGACAAGGCCAACACACAGCTCCTTCTGGGCATGTGTCTGGACACCTACGCGCGCTACCTGCTCTTCTCCCAGCAGCCATCTCAGGCACAGAGGATGTATGAAAAAGCTCTGCGGATTTCTGAGGAAATACTTGGAGAAAGACACCCACAG ACCATCGTGCTGCTGAATGACCTGGCCACTACCCTGGACACACAGGGCCGCACTGACGAGGCCTGTGTTCACGCACAGAGGGCATCAGACCTGGCGAGGCAGGTGGAACACCCTGAACTGCATGTGCTGCTCAGCAATCTGGCTGCAGTCCTGACGCGCAGAG AACTGTACGCACAAGCAGAAGAGACCTATAGGGAAGCACTGAGGCAAGCGGAGCTGAAGAGAGACGAGGCTTCTGTGCAGCACATCAGGGAAGAGCTGGCCGAGCTGGCAAGAAAAAGCAGACCTTTGTCATGA
- the TTC19 gene encoding tetratricopeptide repeat protein 19, mitochondrial isoform X3: MYRLLAVGLARGLLRVAGRRGRCHPVCLLPGPPGARAPPCRGAPRGRGSGLVPLLAALAWSSRPAAAEQERRGAGGAAAGDAEAEIIQLLKRAKLCIMKDEPEEAELILHDALHLAHKSHNTKAIAYTYDLMANLAFIRGQLENAEKLFKATMSYLLGGGMQQEDNAIIEISLKLATIYAAQSRQELALAGYEFCISTLEEKIERERELSEDVLSADDKANTQLLLGMCLDTYARYLLFSQQPSQAQRMYEKALRISEEILGERHPQTIVLLNDLATTLDTQGRTDEACVHAQRASDLARQVEHPELHVLLSNLAAVLTRRELYAQAEETYREALRQAELKRDEASVQHIREELAELARKSRPLS, translated from the exons ATGTACCGGCTTCTGGCTGTGGGTCTGGCCCGAGGTCTGTTGCGGGTGGCGGGACGGCGGGGCCGCTGCCACCCCGTGTGCCTGTTGCCCGGGCCGCCGGGAGCCCGGGCGCCGCCGTGCCGAGGGGCGCCGCGCGGCCGAGGCTCGGGCCTGGTGCCGCTGCTGGCAG CGCTCGCCTGGTCCTCGAGGCCCGCGGCGGCGGAGCAGGAGCGGCGGGGCGCGGGCGGGGCTGCGGCCGGGGACGCCGAGGCCGAGATCATCCAGCTGCTGAAGCGAGCCAAG ttgtGCATCATGAAAGATGAGCCAGAAGAGGCAGAGCTTATTTTGCATGACGCTCTTCATCTTGCCCACAAGAGTCACAACACAAAGGCCATCGCTTACACTTATGACTTG ATGGCGAACTTAGCATTTATAAGGGGTCAGCTTGAAAAT gcagaaaaactttttaaagcaaCAATGAGTTACCTGCTTGGAGGGGGCATGCAACAG GAAGACAATGCAATCATAGAGATCTCCCTAAAGCTGGCCACTATTTACGCTGCTCAGAGTAG GCAGGAACTGGCTCTTGCTGGCTATGAATTCTGCATTTCAACTCTTGAGGAGAAAATTGAACGAGAAAGGGAATTATCGGAAGACGTTCTGTCAG CCGATGACAAGGCCAACACACAGCTCCTTCTGGGCATGTGTCTGGACACCTACGCGCGCTACCTGCTCTTCTCCCAGCAGCCATCTCAGGCACAGAGGATGTATGAAAAAGCTCTGCGGATTTCTGAGGAAATACTTGGAGAAAGACACCCACAG ACCATCGTGCTGCTGAATGACCTGGCCACTACCCTGGACACACAGGGCCGCACTGACGAGGCCTGTGTTCACGCACAGAGGGCATCAGACCTGGCGAGGCAGGTGGAACACCCTGAACTGCATGTGCTGCTCAGCAATCTGGCTGCAGTCCTGACGCGCAGAG AACTGTACGCACAAGCAGAAGAGACCTATAGGGAAGCACTGAGGCAAGCGGAGCTGAAGAGAGACGAGGCTTCTGTGCAGCACATCAGGGAAGAGCTGGCCGAGCTGGCAAGAAAAAGCAGACCTTTGTCATGA
- the TTC19 gene encoding tetratricopeptide repeat protein 19, mitochondrial isoform X6 codes for MYSMVVQMPVAQLNEDALWARAFAARECGSLVTEHPLLVRGIKAQPQRPDPSSPVSAALKQSLVHRALAWSSRPAAAEQERRGAGGAAAGDAEAEIIQLLKRAKLCIMKDEPEEAELILHDALHLAHKSHNTKAIAYTYDLMANLAFIRGQLENAEKLFKATMSYLLGGGMQQEDNAIIEISLKLATIYAAQSRQELALAGYEFCISTLEEKIERERELSEDVLSADDKANTQLLLGMCLDTYARYLLFSQQPSQAQRMYEKALRISEEILGERHPQTIVLLNDLATTLDTQGRTDEACVHAQRASDLARTVRTSRRDL; via the exons ATGTATTCGATGGTCGTTCAGATGCCGGTGGCGCAGCTCAACGAGGACGCGCTCTGGGCCCGTGCGTTTGCGGCCAGGGAATGCGGGAGCCTGGTCACAGAGCATCCTCTGCTGGTCAGAGGAATAAAGGCACAGCCACAGCGTCCGGACCCCTCAAGTCCTGTGTCTGCGGCCCTGAAACAGTCACTCGTGCACAGAG CGCTCGCCTGGTCCTCGAGGCCCGCGGCGGCGGAGCAGGAGCGGCGGGGCGCGGGCGGGGCTGCGGCCGGGGACGCCGAGGCCGAGATCATCCAGCTGCTGAAGCGAGCCAAG ttgtGCATCATGAAAGATGAGCCAGAAGAGGCAGAGCTTATTTTGCATGACGCTCTTCATCTTGCCCACAAGAGTCACAACACAAAGGCCATCGCTTACACTTATGACTTG ATGGCGAACTTAGCATTTATAAGGGGTCAGCTTGAAAAT gcagaaaaactttttaaagcaaCAATGAGTTACCTGCTTGGAGGGGGCATGCAACAG GAAGACAATGCAATCATAGAGATCTCCCTAAAGCTGGCCACTATTTACGCTGCTCAGAGTAG GCAGGAACTGGCTCTTGCTGGCTATGAATTCTGCATTTCAACTCTTGAGGAGAAAATTGAACGAGAAAGGGAATTATCGGAAGACGTTCTGTCAG CCGATGACAAGGCCAACACACAGCTCCTTCTGGGCATGTGTCTGGACACCTACGCGCGCTACCTGCTCTTCTCCCAGCAGCCATCTCAGGCACAGAGGATGTATGAAAAAGCTCTGCGGATTTCTGAGGAAATACTTGGAGAAAGACACCCACAG ACCATCGTGCTGCTGAATGACCTGGCCACTACCCTGGACACACAGGGCCGCACTGACGAGGCCTGTGTTCACGCACAGAGGGCATCAGACCTGGCGAG AACTGTACGCACAAGCAGAAGAGACCTATAG
- the TTC19 gene encoding tetratricopeptide repeat protein 19, mitochondrial isoform X4 has product MYSMVVQMPVAQLNEDALWARAFAARECGSLVTEHPLLVRGIKAQPQRPDPSSPVSAALKQSLVHRALAWSSRPAAAEQERRGAGGAAAGDAEAEIIQLLKRAKLCIMKDEPEEAELILHDALHLAHKSHNTKAIAYTYDLAEKLFKATMSYLLGGGMQQEDNAIIEISLKLATIYAAQSRQELALAGYEFCISTLEEKIERERELSEDVLSADDKANTQLLLGMCLDTYARYLLFSQQPSQAQRMYEKALRISEEILGERHPQTIVLLNDLATTLDTQGRTDEACVHAQRASDLARQVEHPELHVLLSNLAAVLTRRELYAQAEETYREALRQAELKRDEASVQHIREELAELARKSRPLS; this is encoded by the exons ATGTATTCGATGGTCGTTCAGATGCCGGTGGCGCAGCTCAACGAGGACGCGCTCTGGGCCCGTGCGTTTGCGGCCAGGGAATGCGGGAGCCTGGTCACAGAGCATCCTCTGCTGGTCAGAGGAATAAAGGCACAGCCACAGCGTCCGGACCCCTCAAGTCCTGTGTCTGCGGCCCTGAAACAGTCACTCGTGCACAGAG CGCTCGCCTGGTCCTCGAGGCCCGCGGCGGCGGAGCAGGAGCGGCGGGGCGCGGGCGGGGCTGCGGCCGGGGACGCCGAGGCCGAGATCATCCAGCTGCTGAAGCGAGCCAAG ttgtGCATCATGAAAGATGAGCCAGAAGAGGCAGAGCTTATTTTGCATGACGCTCTTCATCTTGCCCACAAGAGTCACAACACAAAGGCCATCGCTTACACTTATGACTTG gcagaaaaactttttaaagcaaCAATGAGTTACCTGCTTGGAGGGGGCATGCAACAG GAAGACAATGCAATCATAGAGATCTCCCTAAAGCTGGCCACTATTTACGCTGCTCAGAGTAG GCAGGAACTGGCTCTTGCTGGCTATGAATTCTGCATTTCAACTCTTGAGGAGAAAATTGAACGAGAAAGGGAATTATCGGAAGACGTTCTGTCAG CCGATGACAAGGCCAACACACAGCTCCTTCTGGGCATGTGTCTGGACACCTACGCGCGCTACCTGCTCTTCTCCCAGCAGCCATCTCAGGCACAGAGGATGTATGAAAAAGCTCTGCGGATTTCTGAGGAAATACTTGGAGAAAGACACCCACAG ACCATCGTGCTGCTGAATGACCTGGCCACTACCCTGGACACACAGGGCCGCACTGACGAGGCCTGTGTTCACGCACAGAGGGCATCAGACCTGGCGAGGCAGGTGGAACACCCTGAACTGCATGTGCTGCTCAGCAATCTGGCTGCAGTCCTGACGCGCAGAG AACTGTACGCACAAGCAGAAGAGACCTATAGGGAAGCACTGAGGCAAGCGGAGCTGAAGAGAGACGAGGCTTCTGTGCAGCACATCAGGGAAGAGCTGGCCGAGCTGGCAAGAAAAAGCAGACCTTTGTCATGA
- the TTC19 gene encoding tetratricopeptide repeat protein 19, mitochondrial isoform X5 yields MYSMVVQMPVAQLNEDALWARAFAARECGSLVTEHPLLVRGIKAQPQRPDPSSPVSAALKQSLVHRALAWSSRPAAAEQERRGAGGAAAGDAEAEIIQLLKRAKLCIMKDEPEEAELILHDALHLAHKSHNTKAIAYTYDLEDNAIIEISLKLATIYAAQSRQELALAGYEFCISTLEEKIERERELSEDVLSADDKANTQLLLGMCLDTYARYLLFSQQPSQAQRMYEKALRISEEILGERHPQTIVLLNDLATTLDTQGRTDEACVHAQRASDLARQVEHPELHVLLSNLAAVLTRRELYAQAEETYREALRQAELKRDEASVQHIREELAELARKSRPLS; encoded by the exons ATGTATTCGATGGTCGTTCAGATGCCGGTGGCGCAGCTCAACGAGGACGCGCTCTGGGCCCGTGCGTTTGCGGCCAGGGAATGCGGGAGCCTGGTCACAGAGCATCCTCTGCTGGTCAGAGGAATAAAGGCACAGCCACAGCGTCCGGACCCCTCAAGTCCTGTGTCTGCGGCCCTGAAACAGTCACTCGTGCACAGAG CGCTCGCCTGGTCCTCGAGGCCCGCGGCGGCGGAGCAGGAGCGGCGGGGCGCGGGCGGGGCTGCGGCCGGGGACGCCGAGGCCGAGATCATCCAGCTGCTGAAGCGAGCCAAG ttgtGCATCATGAAAGATGAGCCAGAAGAGGCAGAGCTTATTTTGCATGACGCTCTTCATCTTGCCCACAAGAGTCACAACACAAAGGCCATCGCTTACACTTATGACTTG GAAGACAATGCAATCATAGAGATCTCCCTAAAGCTGGCCACTATTTACGCTGCTCAGAGTAG GCAGGAACTGGCTCTTGCTGGCTATGAATTCTGCATTTCAACTCTTGAGGAGAAAATTGAACGAGAAAGGGAATTATCGGAAGACGTTCTGTCAG CCGATGACAAGGCCAACACACAGCTCCTTCTGGGCATGTGTCTGGACACCTACGCGCGCTACCTGCTCTTCTCCCAGCAGCCATCTCAGGCACAGAGGATGTATGAAAAAGCTCTGCGGATTTCTGAGGAAATACTTGGAGAAAGACACCCACAG ACCATCGTGCTGCTGAATGACCTGGCCACTACCCTGGACACACAGGGCCGCACTGACGAGGCCTGTGTTCACGCACAGAGGGCATCAGACCTGGCGAGGCAGGTGGAACACCCTGAACTGCATGTGCTGCTCAGCAATCTGGCTGCAGTCCTGACGCGCAGAG AACTGTACGCACAAGCAGAAGAGACCTATAGGGAAGCACTGAGGCAAGCGGAGCTGAAGAGAGACGAGGCTTCTGTGCAGCACATCAGGGAAGAGCTGGCCGAGCTGGCAAGAAAAAGCAGACCTTTGTCATGA
- the TTC19 gene encoding tetratricopeptide repeat protein 19, mitochondrial isoform X7, producing MYSMVVQMPVAQLNEDALWARAFAARECGSLVTEHPLLVRGIKAQPQRPDPSSPVSAALKQSLVHRALAWSSRPAAAEQERRGAGGAAAGDAEAEIIQLLKRAKLCIMKDEPEEAELILHDALHLAHKSHNTKAIAYTYDLMANLAFIRGQLENAEKLFKATMSYLLGGGMQQEDNAIIEISLKLATIYAAQSRQELALAGYEFCISTLEEKIERERELSEDVLSADDKANTQLLLGMCLDTYARYLLFSQQPSQAQRMYEKALRISEEILGERHPQVDSLPAEPPGKPKNTGMGSCCLLQRIFICKQQLFSPV from the exons ATGTATTCGATGGTCGTTCAGATGCCGGTGGCGCAGCTCAACGAGGACGCGCTCTGGGCCCGTGCGTTTGCGGCCAGGGAATGCGGGAGCCTGGTCACAGAGCATCCTCTGCTGGTCAGAGGAATAAAGGCACAGCCACAGCGTCCGGACCCCTCAAGTCCTGTGTCTGCGGCCCTGAAACAGTCACTCGTGCACAGAG CGCTCGCCTGGTCCTCGAGGCCCGCGGCGGCGGAGCAGGAGCGGCGGGGCGCGGGCGGGGCTGCGGCCGGGGACGCCGAGGCCGAGATCATCCAGCTGCTGAAGCGAGCCAAG ttgtGCATCATGAAAGATGAGCCAGAAGAGGCAGAGCTTATTTTGCATGACGCTCTTCATCTTGCCCACAAGAGTCACAACACAAAGGCCATCGCTTACACTTATGACTTG ATGGCGAACTTAGCATTTATAAGGGGTCAGCTTGAAAAT gcagaaaaactttttaaagcaaCAATGAGTTACCTGCTTGGAGGGGGCATGCAACAG GAAGACAATGCAATCATAGAGATCTCCCTAAAGCTGGCCACTATTTACGCTGCTCAGAGTAG GCAGGAACTGGCTCTTGCTGGCTATGAATTCTGCATTTCAACTCTTGAGGAGAAAATTGAACGAGAAAGGGAATTATCGGAAGACGTTCTGTCAG CCGATGACAAGGCCAACACACAGCTCCTTCTGGGCATGTGTCTGGACACCTACGCGCGCTACCTGCTCTTCTCCCAGCAGCCATCTCAGGCACAGAGGATGTATGAAAAAGCTCTGCGGATTTCTGAGGAAATACTTGGAGAAAGACACCCACAG gtggattctttaccagctgagccaccagggaagcccaagaatactggcatgggtagctgttgtcttctccagcgaatcttcatTTGCAAGCAGCAGCTGTTTTCTCCCGTGTAG
- the TTC19 gene encoding tetratricopeptide repeat protein 19, mitochondrial isoform X1, which yields MYSMVVQMPVAQLNEDALWARAFAARECGSLVTEHPLLVRGIKAQPQRPDPSSPVSAALKQSLVHRALAWSSRPAAAEQERRGAGGAAAGDAEAEIIQLLKRAKLCIMKDEPEEAELILHDALHLAHKSHNTKAIAYTYDLMANLAFIRGQLENAEKLFKATMSYLLGGGMQQEDNAIIEISLKLATIYAAQSRQELALAGYEFCISTLEEKIERERELSEDVLSADDKANTQLLLGMCLDTYARYLLFSQQPSQAQRMYEKALRISEEILGERHPQTIVLLNDLATTLDTQGRTDEACVHAQRASDLARQVEHPELHVLLSNLAAVLTRRELYAQAEETYREALRQAELKRDEASVQHIREELAELARKSRPLS from the exons ATGTATTCGATGGTCGTTCAGATGCCGGTGGCGCAGCTCAACGAGGACGCGCTCTGGGCCCGTGCGTTTGCGGCCAGGGAATGCGGGAGCCTGGTCACAGAGCATCCTCTGCTGGTCAGAGGAATAAAGGCACAGCCACAGCGTCCGGACCCCTCAAGTCCTGTGTCTGCGGCCCTGAAACAGTCACTCGTGCACAGAG CGCTCGCCTGGTCCTCGAGGCCCGCGGCGGCGGAGCAGGAGCGGCGGGGCGCGGGCGGGGCTGCGGCCGGGGACGCCGAGGCCGAGATCATCCAGCTGCTGAAGCGAGCCAAG ttgtGCATCATGAAAGATGAGCCAGAAGAGGCAGAGCTTATTTTGCATGACGCTCTTCATCTTGCCCACAAGAGTCACAACACAAAGGCCATCGCTTACACTTATGACTTG ATGGCGAACTTAGCATTTATAAGGGGTCAGCTTGAAAAT gcagaaaaactttttaaagcaaCAATGAGTTACCTGCTTGGAGGGGGCATGCAACAG GAAGACAATGCAATCATAGAGATCTCCCTAAAGCTGGCCACTATTTACGCTGCTCAGAGTAG GCAGGAACTGGCTCTTGCTGGCTATGAATTCTGCATTTCAACTCTTGAGGAGAAAATTGAACGAGAAAGGGAATTATCGGAAGACGTTCTGTCAG CCGATGACAAGGCCAACACACAGCTCCTTCTGGGCATGTGTCTGGACACCTACGCGCGCTACCTGCTCTTCTCCCAGCAGCCATCTCAGGCACAGAGGATGTATGAAAAAGCTCTGCGGATTTCTGAGGAAATACTTGGAGAAAGACACCCACAG ACCATCGTGCTGCTGAATGACCTGGCCACTACCCTGGACACACAGGGCCGCACTGACGAGGCCTGTGTTCACGCACAGAGGGCATCAGACCTGGCGAGGCAGGTGGAACACCCTGAACTGCATGTGCTGCTCAGCAATCTGGCTGCAGTCCTGACGCGCAGAG AACTGTACGCACAAGCAGAAGAGACCTATAGGGAAGCACTGAGGCAAGCGGAGCTGAAGAGAGACGAGGCTTCTGTGCAGCACATCAGGGAAGAGCTGGCCGAGCTGGCAAGAAAAAGCAGACCTTTGTCATGA